In the genome of Podospora pseudocomata strain CBS 415.72m chromosome 2 map unlocalized CBS415.72m_2.2, whole genome shotgun sequence, one region contains:
- the TRF2 gene encoding Transcription elongation factor SPT4 (COG:K; EggNog:ENOG503NU1B) produces the protein MATDVVKQEEGLTLHTPQLSTSPCSTKSSLPASNATTPTKDMKMETKPGQSASRRPPRKSTLTQQQKNQKRQRATQDQLTTLEIEFNKNPTPTATVRERIAEEINMTERSVQIWFQNRRAKIKMLAKKSLESGEELDTMIPESMRQYLAMQAMESGKSIPGFFGRPGPFPYGHQGMMGAEQGGQGKVLIHHLNCRSLTIGRWTRVGQNAMDLIVFYSPDKCTMTYYINNEQAGYKIEYPFSYIKNIYLNNSDDHHAGITIELLEAPFFYMDSATTSTFIQVNDFTEDLQASRCMTHHLGGNPKALSGQLAKLVSLESFMHRHTAPPPPPPPMFDQLHTLSMSAPVSPQARPSSQPNFAQPHVGMFQETQWGIAAQHHTMMMRGPGHKRQRSRSVPGPIDFQTMQLLQNPPSFHITQPEGQPHTQNPHIFSPIPQQPNMLGPIGPNLRIDTRAGFGSLDMRQYPLSATTAPSPSEFSSPNYFASQAPEPNGLPAGSFTPYSGTFSPMVNPASLGVPPPSISPLSFNHPDPAIVGESPPMSMPPMCDGSAISDDGSMNDMYPGNKHTMTLPLHPHSPFMEQSQSEIELNQYMDLKHYDVDPASLSPESVQAQ, from the exons ATGGCTACCGACGTGGTCAAGCAAGAGGAGGGCCTGACCCTCCACACTCCTCAGCTCTCGACTTCGCCATGCTCCACCAAATCCTCATTGCCAGCATCTAAtgccaccactcccaccaagGACATGAAGATGGAGACGAAGCCCGGGCAAAGCGCTTCGCGGCGCCCGCCCCGCAAGAGCACTCTcacccagcagcagaagaacCAAAAACGACAGCGCGCCACTCAAGATCAATTGACCACGCTCGAGATTGAGTTCAACAAGAATCCCACACCCACAGCTACCGTTCGTGAGAGGATAGCGGAGGAAATCAACATGACCGAGAGGTCTGTTCAGATCTGGTTCCAGAACCG ACGTGCCAAAATCAAGATGCTCGCAAAGAAGAGCCTCGAAAGCGGCGAGGAGTTGGATACCATGATTCCTGAATCTATGCGCCAATATCTTGCCATGCAAGCCATGGAATCCGGAAAGAGCATCCCTGGCTTCTTCGGTCGCCCGGGCCCGTTCCCCTATGGACACCAGGGCATGATGGGCGCCGAGCAGGGTGGCCAGGGCAAAGTTT TGATTCATCATCTCAACTGCCGCTCGCTCACCATCGGAAGATGGACCCGTGTTGGGCAGAATGCGATGGATCTCATCGTTTTCTACTCCCCTGACAAGTGCACCATGACCTACTACATCAACAACGAGCAGGCTGGCTACAAGATCGAGTACCCATTTTCCTACATCAAGAACATCTACCTCAACAACTCGGATGATCACCACGCTGGAATCACGATTGAGCTGCTCGAGGCTCCCTTCTTCTACATGGACTCGGCGACCACCTCGACTTTCATCCAGGTGAATGACTTCACTGAAGACCTGCAAGCTTCTCGCTGCATGACCCACCACCTCGGTGGTAACCCCAAGGCTTTGAGCGGTCAATTGGCTAAATTGGTCAGCCTGGAGTCGTTCATGCACCGTCATACcgcgccgcctcctcctcctcccccgatgTTTGACCAGCTCCACACGCTCTCCATGTCTGCCCCCGTGTCGCCCCAGGCCAGACCCTCTTCTCAGCCAAACTTTGCTCAGCCGCATGTGGGCATGTTCCAGGAAACCCAGTGGGGAATTGCTGCTCAACATCACACCATGATGATGCGTGGGCCAGGCCACAAGAGACAGCGTAGTCGCAGTGTGCCAGGTCCCATCGACTTCCAGACCATGCAGCTTTTGCAAAACCCCCCGAGCTTCCACATCACTCAGCCAGAGGGCCAGCCACACACGCAGAATCCACACATCTTCAGCCCAATTCCCCAGCAGCCCAACATGCTTGGTCCCATCGGGCCAAATCTGCGGATCGACACCCGTGCTGGTTTCGGCAGTCTGGACATGCGCCAGTATCCTCTCTCCGCGACAACAGCCCCCTCGCCATCAGAGTTCTCGAGCCCCAACTACTTTGCCTCGCAAGCTCCAGAGCCCAACGGTCTTCCTGCTGGCAGCTTCACGCCATATAGCGGTACTTTCTCGCCCATGGTGAATCCTGCCAGCCTGGGTGTTCCTCCGCCTTCCATCTCGCCGCTCTCATTCAACCATCCCGACCCGGCCATTGTCGGCGAATCTCCTCCCATGTCGATGCCGCCAATGTGCGATGGTTCGGCCATTTCCGATGACGGCAGTATGAATGACATGTACCCAGGCAACAAGCACACCATGACGTTGCCGCTTCACCCACATTCGCCCTTCATGGAGCAGAGCCAGAGCGAGATAGAGCTGAACCAGTACATGGATCTCAAACATTACGACGTGGATCCGGCTTCTCTGTCGCCAGAAAGCGTCCAGGCCCAATAG
- a CDS encoding uncharacterized protein (EggNog:ENOG503Q6X3; COG:S), whose amino-acid sequence MSAPNEKTPAKKAGKEIPHPRRILAVSLAQSAGELSAVIKELTGSHPLPSDSTDDENTPSLAGTTHLLPLSTQYYTASVPIWLDLVSSPQEWSSSFLSEEAKEVLLVLGGVIIVVELSPSLSSSISTSTVTEHQRLVKEVGKVVREGLGGWEWDGVGLVIGVSQQAIMGEDDVLDEWEDVAAEAGLEFVVYTKGREQEEGKRNEYGERMGIARVREALEANDWSGGGAPGEEGDGLGFGEGDEDDDKEFDPKGLGYGYDREDFEGLKRAIWEQIGEEIDTTGEGKGKEEEGEEVIGDDDIRSLEQMMVKLRAVRDMSAGLPEQQRKRMAKQAVEEVMREL is encoded by the exons ATGAGCGCCCCAAACGAAAAGACCCCCGCGAAGAAAGCCGGCAAGGAAATCCCACACCCTAGACGAATCCTTGCCGTGTCGTTGGCGCAGTCAGCTGGGGAGTTGAGTGCTGTTATCAAAG AACTCACCGgatcccaccccctcccatcagACTCAACCGATGATgaaaacaccccctccctcgcgGGAACAACCCACCTTTTACCCCTTTCCACACAATACTACACCGCCTCTGTCCCCATCTGGCTTGATCTTGTCTCTTCTCCGCAGGAATGGTCAAGTTCGTTTTTgtcggaggaggcaaaggaggtgttgctggttttggggggggttatTATTGTTGTCGAGctctctccttctttgtcttccagcatatcaacatcaacagtAACAGAGCATCAAAGATTGGTTAAAGAGGTTGGGAAGGTGGTCAGGGAagggttgggagggtgggagtgggatggTGTCGGGCTTGTTATTGGTGTTAGCCAGCAGGCCATAATGGGGGAGGACGACGTGTTGGATGAGTgggaggatgttgctgccgaggcggggttggagtttGTGGTTTATACCAAGGGCAGAGAGCaggaggaagggaagaggaATGAGtatggggagaggatggggattgcgagggtgagggaggcgttggaggctAATGATTggtctgggggaggggcaccaggggaggagggggatggtttgggttttggggagggggatgaggatgacgataAAGAGTTTGACCCTAAGGGGTTGGGGTATGGCTATGACAGGGAGGATTTTGAAGGGTTGAAGAGGGCGATTTGGGAGcagattggggaggagattgacaccacgggggaggggaaagggaaggaggaggaaggggaggaagtgattggggatgatgatatcaGGAGCCTGGAGCAGATGATGGTCAAGTTGCGGGCTGTGAGGGATATGAGTGCTGGTTTGCCggagcagcagaggaagaggatggctAAGcaggctgtggaggaggttatGAGGGAGCTGtga
- the YBT1 gene encoding Transporter of the ATP-binding cassette (ABC) (EggNog:ENOG503NUKV; COG:Q), with product MAFAACSWPIWRTDDFTQCFKQDYLSVLLPLIVIGISFLQLALYNTFRAVRLKRRRGYEPLTNGVTPISPPNHTDLPVDEEPTLESDDDEGLVINGGRLALVKTTTKGSIVQADTPPGQTLSVVVEELAIAGLVAVNMIGLLYDVEVKNGLAGIAGLTVWVYVLLLATLRLFLGNTQWRVPRLWNHTAAIYSCQWLFALVLFRSVLIHTVSQMTQVLVMTEFALTSVLFGMAISTRKGNKTVLLEWEDGIPPGRENLASLFSHYTFSWVDSIVWDGWKEPLELKRVWNLLPRDKAAAILAAYRQAKKTTSLAFHLVKFFKGMLFAQAAWAIVSGVFTFAPTLLLKAILEYVENPTEAPRNVLWLYVILLPVTDIIRSVGDAQALWIGRKICINIRAILVGEIYAKALRRKAAAGKDSALGADKKKDETPKTDGIISKAKRLLGLGKKDSQATVNEEADASKKDAKAADADEQANNGTIINLMSVDSFKVSEVTAYLHFLVASAPTQLIVSILLLYQVMGLSAIPGFIVMALLLPINIAFGKGFNKTQKKIMSATDKRIHTTNEVLQNIRIIKYFAWEHRFAKIVDEKRKAELQALRKRFMLWAAAVAVWNTVPILITFFSFFVYTVIEKKPLYPSVAFTAISLFMLLRYPLDQLGDMIAHVQESKVSIDRIEEFLSEEETEKFEQLGEDNIDENGEKAIGFRNATFIWGSKSTVQDDGSMAFRLLDLDVDFKIGKLNVITGPTGCGKTSLLMALLGEMTIMNGRVLLPGGRSREDVRPDPETGLAETCAYVAQQAWLVNASIKENILFSAPFDEERYRDVIVACALEHDLEILDNGDETLVGEKGITLSGGQKQRISLARAVYSNSKHLLLDDCLSAVDSHTAQWIFTNCIMGPLMAHRTCILVSHNIPLCVPPADFVLTMSNGRVTGQGTPKELIEAGKLGEDAIPKSTAGSAHVSRVPSRVPSSVGEESGDTLLNEADRSSQKSKPKSPKKEPKKQDALEETKAVGAVKWPVMKLYLGSMGGWGFWLLAGLVFSAQQLSGVASNLWIKEWANQYTLNETASARFSMSSYSYSAQTLSPTYFASIANYVKGDSTTFSAADNKDVDVIYYLTVLALIGGAGACAALVRDLWIFFGSLTASWKLHDRLMKAVTGARFKFFDVTPLGQIMNRFSKDLEAVDQEVAPIAIGVMACLLGITVTVVLIAYITPAFLIPGVFITAAYVFLGQFYLHSSRDLKRLESVERSPLFQQFGETLSGVTTIRAYGDERRFIRDNLARINKQLRPFIYLWAANRWLAFRTDLLGDFVAFFAGVFVIISLGKVDPGSAGISLSYAIGFADNILWLVRLYAMNEQNMNSVERIKEYLDVEQEAEAIVEKNRPDKNWPAQGSVEFINYSTRYRKELDPVLRNLTFKIEAREKIGIVGRTGAGKSSLTLAIFRALEADEGKILIDGVDIGQVGLRDLREGITIVPQEPTLFMGTIRTNLDPFDSYTDTEIFAALRRVQLIGPDEMALGSAPIPPATTAVESIAASEEPSRPPTATNKNIFLDLSSPVTESGNNLSQGQRQLLCLARALLKNPSVLVMDEATASIDYATDAAIQGTIRELTSTIITIAHRLQTIVDYDKVLVLDKGQIVEYDHPYKLLKKANGTFRSMCEMSGDFTSLQAAAKKAFKTTQLVDVDDDEEEVVASSSGSQAGSGTTATANSEQPGGSTA from the exons ATGGCTTTCGCCGCGTGCTCGTGGCCCATATGGCGGACCGACGATTTTACACAATGCTTCAAGCAGGA CTATCTTAGTGTCTTGCTGCCCTTAATCGTAATAGGAATCTCGTTTCTCCAGCTCGCTCTGTACAACACTTTCCGCGCCGTCAGGTTAAAACGACGCCGAGGATACGAACCTCTCACCAATGGCGTCACTCCGATTTCGCCTCCGAACCACACAGACCTCCCGGTCGATGAAGAGCCAACACTCGAaagcgacgacgatgagggtCTGGTCATCAATGGCGGCCGGCTTGCGCTGGTCAAAACCACAACCAAGGGATCCATCGTGCAAGCTGATACACCACCCGGGCAGACTCTCTCTGTGGTCGTGGAGGAGCTTGCTATTGCAGGCCTGGTCGCTGTCAATATGATTGGATTGTTGTACGACGTCGAGGTCAAGAACGGCCTGGCTGGTATTGCTGGCCTGACCGTCTGGGTCTACGTCCTGCTCCTTGCAACTCTCCGACTTTTTCTGGGAAATACCCAATGGCGGGTCCCGAGGTTGTGGAATCACACGGCCGCCATCTACAGCTGCCAGTGGCTCTTCGCCCTGGTTCTCTTCCGATCAGTCTTGATTCACACGGTCTCTCAGATGACGCAGGTTCTGGTGATGACCGAGTTTGCCTTGACCTCTGTTCTTTTTGGTATGGCTATCAGCACCCGGAAGGGCAACAAAACGGTGCTTCTGGAGTGGGAAGATGGCATTCCGCCCGGTCGTGAAAACCTGGCTTCGCTGTTCTCGCACTACACCTTCTCCTGGGTCGACTCGATCGTGTGGGATGGCTGGAAAGAACCACTAGAGCTCAAACGAGTCTGGAATCTACTTCCTAGGGACAAGGCCGCTGCCATTCTCGCTGCTTATCGCCAAGCCAAGAAGACCACCTCGCTGGCCTTCCATTTGGTCAAGTTCTTCAAGGGGATGCTTTTTGCCCAGGCTGCCTGGGCCATCGTGTCTGGTGTCTTCACGTTTGCGCccactcttcttctcaagGCCATTTTGGAATACGTCGAGAATCCAACCGAAGCACCCAGGAACGTCCTGTGGCTCTATGTTATTTTACTTCCTGTCACGGACATCATCCGGTCTGTTGGAGATGCGCAGGCCTTGTGGATTGGCCGCAAGATTTGCATCAATATTCGAGCTATCCTGGTCGGCGAGATTTATGCCAAGGCATTACGGAGAAAGGCAGCTGCGGGCAAAGATTCCGCGCTTGGggctgacaagaagaaggacgagaCCCCAAAGACGGACGGCATCATCTCCAAGGCCAAGAGGCTGTTGGGGCTCGGGAAGAAGGACAGCCAGGCTACCGTAAACGAGGAGGCTGATGCTTCCAAGAAGGAcgccaaggctgccgacGCTGACGAGCAGGCCAACAacggcaccatcatcaacttgaTGTCGGTTGACAGTTTCAAGGTGTCTGAGGTCACGGCCTACTTGCACTTCCTGGTCGCGTCTGCTCCTACTCAGCTGATCGTGtccattcttcttctctacCAGGTCATGGGTCTAAGTGCCATCCCGGGCTTCATTGTCATGGCTCTGCTTCTCCCAATCAACATTGCCTTCGGCAAGGGCTTCAACAAGacccagaagaagatcatGAGCGCCACGGACAAGCGTATCCATACGACCAACGAGGTCCTGCAAAATATCCGCATCATCAAGTACTTTGCCTGGGAGCATCGTTTCGCCAAGATCGTTGACGAGAAGAGGAAAGCTGAGCTACAGGCTTTGCGCAAGAGGTTCATGCTTTGGGCTGCTGCGGTGGCCGTCTGGAACACCGTCCCCATCTTGATCACTTTCTTCTCGTTCTTTGTCTACACCGTCATCGAGAAGAAGCCTCTGTATCCCTCCGTCGCCTTTACCGCCATTTCTCTGTTCATGCTTCTCCGGTACCCCCTCGATCAGCTTGGTGACATGATCGCCCACGTTCAGGAGTCAAAGGTCTCTATTGATCGTATTGAGGAGTTTCTCTCCGAGGAGGAGACTGAGAAGTTTGAGCAGCTGGGTGAAGACAACATTGACGAGAACGGAGAGAAAGCCATCGGCTTCAGAAACGCCACTTTCATCTGGGGTAGCAAGTCCACTGTGCAAGACGATGGATCTATGGCGTTCCGCCTGCTCGACCTCGATGTTGACTTTAAAATTGGCAAGCTCAATGTCATCACCGGGCCTACGGGCTGTGGCAAGACTTCGCTGTTGATGGCCTTGCTTGGCGAGATGACCATCATGAATGGCCGTGTTCTTCTTCCCGGTGGTCGCAGCCGTGAAGACGTTCGTCCGGATCCCGAAACCGGTCTTGCTGAGACATGCGCCTACGTCGCCCAGCAGGCTTGGCTTGTGAACGCTAGCATCAAGGAGAACATTCTCTTCTCTGCCCCATTCGATGAGGAGAGATATCGCGACGTTATTGTGGCCTGTGCCTTGGAACACGACCTGGAGATCCTCGACAACGGTGATGAGACTTTGGTGGGCGAGAAGGGCATCACCCTTTCGGGCGGTCAGAAACAGCGTATCTCGCTTGCCCGTGCCGTCTACTCGAACTCGAAGCACCTGCTTTTGGATGACTGCCTGAGCGCTGTTGATTCTCATACTGCCCAGTGGATCTTTACCAACTGCATCATGGGACCTCTGATGGCACATCGCACCTGCATTCTCGTCTCACACAACATCCCTCTCTGCGTCCCGCCTGCCGACTTTGTCTTGACCATGAGCAACGGCCGTGTCACAGGCCAGGGTACCCCCAAGGAGCTGATCGAAGCGGGCAAGCTCGGAGAAGATGCTATTCCCAAGTCTACCGCAGGATCTGCCCACGTGTCTCGTGTTCCCTCTCGTGTCCCATCCagtgttggagaggagagtgGCGATACCCTGCTTAACGAAGCTGACAGAAGTTCACAAAAGAGCAAGCCAAAGTCGCCCAAGAAGGAGCCCAAGAAGCAGGATGCCCTGGAAGAGACCAAGGCTGTTGGTGCGGTCAAGTGGCCTGTGATGAAGCTGTACCTTGGTTCCATGGGTGGCTGGGGTTTCTGGCTCTTGGCTGGCCTTGTCTTCTCGGCGCAACAACTTTCCGGTGTTGCTTCCAACCTGTGGATCAAGGAATGGGCTAACCAGTACACCCTCAACGAGACCGCTTCCGCCCGGTTCAGCATGAGCTCTTACAGCTATTCAGCCCAGACCTTGTCGCCGACGTATTTTGCTTCGATTGCTAACTACGTCAAGGGCGATAGCACGACGTTCTCGGCTGCCGACAATAAGGATGTTGATGTCATCTACTACTTAACTGTACTGGCACTGATTGGAGGTGCTGGTGCCTGTGCGGCGCTTGTGAGGGATCTTTGGATCTTCTTTGGCTCTCTGACTGCCTCCTGGAAGCTTCATGATCGTTTGATGAAGGCGGTGACCGGAGCAAGGTTCAAGTTCTTTGATGTTACCCCTCTGGGTCAGATCATGAACCGATTCAGCAAGGATCTGGAAGCTGTGGATCAGGAAGTGGCTCCTATCGCTATTGGCGTCATGGCTTGTCTTCTCGGTATTACTGTCACTGTTGTTTTGATTGCCTACATCACCCCAGCGTTCTTGATTCCGGGAGTGTTCATCACGGCTGCCTACGTTTTCCTCGGCCAGTTCTACCTCCACTCATCGCGGGACCTGAAGCGTTTGGAATCCGTCGAAAGAAGCCCGCTGTTCCAGCAGTTTGGAGAGACACTGAGCGGTGTCACAACCATTCGGGCCTACGGTGACGAGCGCCGCTTCATCAGAGACAACCTTGCCAGAATCAACAAGCAGTTGCGTCCATTCATCTATCTTTGGGCCGCTAACAGATGGCTCGCCTTCAGAACTGATCTGCTGGGCGACTTTGTTGCATTCTTCGCCGGTGTATTTGTTATCATCAGCCTTGGCAAGGTCGATCCAGGGTCTGCTGGTATCTCGCTGAGCTATGCTATTGGTTTTGCTGACAATATCCTTTGGCTGGTGCGTCTTTATGCTATGAACGAGCAAAACATGAACTCAGTCGAGCGTATCAAGGAGTACCTGGATGTGGAGCAGGAAGCCGAGGCCATCGTGGAGAAGAACCGCCCAGACAAGAACTGGCCCGCTCAGGGGTCCGTCGAGTTCATCAACTATTCCACTCGGTACCGCAAGGAGCTGGATCCCGTTCTGCGCAACCTCACGTTCAAGATCGAAGCGCGTGAGAAGATTGGCATTGTCGGAAGAACCGGAGCTGGCAAGAGTTCACTCACACTGGCCATCTTCCGCGCCTTGGAAGCCGATGAGGGTAAAATCTTGATTGACGGTGTGGACATTGGTCAGGTTGGTTTGCGCGATCTGCGTGAGGGTATCACCATTGTGCCCCAGGAGCCCACACTCTTTATGGGAACCATTCGAACCAACTTGGATCCGTTTGACTCGTACACTGATACCGAGATCTTTGCTGCCCTCCGCCGTGTACAGCTCATCGGCCCTGACGAGATGGCTCTTGGTTCTGCACCTATCCCTCCCGCCACGACCGCCGTCGAGTCTATCGCTGCTTCTGAGGAGCCATCACGGCCGCCCACGGCCACGAACAAGAACATCTTCCTGGatctctcctctcctgtcACCGAGTCGGGCAACAATCTTTCTCAGGGCCAGCGTCAGCTTCTCTGCCTGGCACGGGCGCTGCTCAAGAACCCCAGCGTGTTGGTCATGGACGAGGCCACTGCCTCGATCGACTATGCCACTGACGCCGCCATCCAAGGCACGATTCGTGAGCTTACCAGCACCATCATTACGATTGCCCATCGCCTGCAAACAATCGTTGATTATGACAAGGTCTTGGTTCTTGACAAGGGTCAGATCGTCGAATACGACCATCCATACAAGCTCCTGAAGAAGGCCAACGGTACCTTTAGGAGCATGTGTGAGATGAGCGGTGATTTCACCTCGCTGCAggctgctgccaagaaggCATTCAAGACCACCCAGCTGGTAGatgtcgatgatgacgaggaggaggttgtggcaTCATCGTCAGGATCCCAGGCCGGAAGCGGAACCACTGCTACGGCCAACTCAGAGCAACCGGGTGGGTCAACTGCCTAG
- a CDS encoding uncharacterized protein (EggNog:ENOG503P60V; COG:S) translates to MTQTTSSEGRYYPEELPELRRKDRHLPLGDEPMLPGFMMGLTTRLALRLKFEERYPDDGVAPDCATRADFDYAAEAAAYQLVRKSPQLGPGRATLGFHGSWTFAIPGPAGHRWVRMVLFEKADAKPMSKLLWEAEQHKAGLPLLPEFDRPNTLKSLTDANEELWWCSTEQFSIRSLKYEIFLRHPRTVHPDLSEDELKAMGEHISPAWRHWPFEADSYGVPSWKLVEAEHPEDTERGPWEEWVPESWLENPKETGIWLLGTYQNDSRFSPLDESFLDDEHHKELASQLLQLLEQLGRKSEVELEALRFAGELDSKCVSLNNY, encoded by the exons ATGACCCAGACTACGTCATCTGAGGGCCGTTACTACCCTGAGGAACTCCCCGAGCTTAGGAGAAAGGATCGACATCTGCCACTGGGTGACGAGCC TATGTTGCCAGGATTTATGATGGGGCTTACTACCCGGTTAGCCTTGAGGCTGAAGTTTGAAGAGCG ATACCCAGATGATGGAGTCGCTCCAGACTGCGCAACTCGGGCCGATTTCGACTATGCCGCTGAGGCCGCGGCATACCAACTGGTTCGGAAGTCGCCACAGCTAGGACCCGGCCGAGCTACGCTTGGGTTCCATGGCTCATGGACCTTTGCTATACCTGGACCAGCAGGGCATCGATGGGTCCGAATGGTCCTGTTTGAGAAAGCCGACGCCAAACCCATGTCAAAGCTTCTCTGGGAGGCGGAACAGCACAAGGCAGGCCTTCCTCTACTTCCCGAATTCGACAGgcccaacaccctcaagagTCTGACCGACGCAAATGAGGaactttggtggtg CTCAACCGAACAATTCTCCATTCGTTCATTGAAATATGAAATTTTTCTTCGGCATCCTCGTACGGTGCACCCCGACCTTTCAGAAGACGAGCTCAAAGCCATGGGCGAGCACATTTCGCCTGCGTGGCGGCATTGGCCCTTTGAAGCTGATTCCTACGGCGTACCATCGTGGAAGCTTGTGGAGGCAGAACATCCCGAGGATACGGAAAGAGGTCcatgggaggagtgggttCCGGAGTCCTGGTTGGAAAATCCAAAGGAGACAGGGATCTGGTTGTTGGGAACCTACCAGAATGACTCCCGGTTCAGCCCTTTGGACGAATCATTCCTTGATGATGAACACCATAAGGAACTGGCTTCACAACTACTGCAACTGCTTGAGCAGTTAGGCCGTAAGTCAGAGGTGGAgcttgaggctcttcgatTCGCTGGGGAATTAGATAGCAAGTGTGTTAGCTTGAACAATTATTAA
- the SEC61 gene encoding translocon subunit (EggNog:ENOG503NWHW; COG:U; BUSCO:EOG092620E4), giving the protein MSSLRFLDLVKPFVPFLPEVQQPETKIPFNQKLMWTGLTLLIFLVMSQMPLYGIVSSDTSDPLYWLRMMMASNRGTLMELGITPIISSGMVFQLLAGTHMIDVNLDLKSDRELYQTAQKLFALILSVGTATVYVFTGLYGPPSDLGAGIVFLLILQLVLAGMIVILLDELLQKGYGLGSGISLFIATNICESIMWKAFSPTSINTGRGPEYEGAVIALFHLLMTWPNKQRALQEAFYRQNLPNIMNLLATLLVFAAVIYLQGFRVEIPVKSSRQRGARGSYPIRLFYTSNMPIMLQSALSSNIFLISQMLYSRFSENLLVRLFGVWEAKDGSSQLSAISGLVYYMSPPLNFKDAMLDPIHTFVYIAYMLTACAVFSKTWIEVSGSSPRDVAKQLKDQGLVMAGHREQSMYKELKRIIPTAAAFGGACIGALSVASDLMGALGSGTGTLLAVTIIYGYFEIAAKEGDLSGMKGMIMG; this is encoded by the exons ATGAGTTCTT TACGATTTCTCGACCTGGTCAAGCCCTTTGTGCCGTTCCTCCCCGAGGTTCAGCAGCCAGAGACCAAGATTCCCTTCAACCAAAAGTTGATGTGGACTGGCTTGACACTGCTCatcttcttggtgatgagcCAGATGCCCCTCTACGGCATTGTCTCGTCAGACACATCCGATCCTCTATACTGGCTGcgcatgatgatggcgagtaACCGTGGTACACTGATGGAATTGGGTATCACTCCCATTATCTCGTCTGGCATGGtcttccagcttcttgcCGGCACCCACATGATCGatgtcaacctcgacctcaAGTCCGACCGTGAGCTCTACCAGACCGCCCAGAAGCTCTTCGCCCTCATTCTCTCCGTTGGTACCGCCACTGTCTACGTCTTCACCGGTCTCTACGGCCCTCCCAGCGATCTCGGTGCCGGTATTGTCTTCCTCCTGATCCTTCAGCTGGTTCTTGCTGGCATGATCGTCATTCTCCTCGATGAGCTCCTCCAGAAGGGCTATGGTCTTGGCAGCGGTATCTCGCTCTTCATTGCCACCAACATCTGCGAGTCCATCATGTGGAAGGctttctcccccacctcgaTCAACACCGGCCGTGGCCCCGAGTACGAGGGTGCCGTTATCGctctcttccacctcctcatgACCTGGCCCAACAAGCAGAGAGCTCTCCAGGAGGCTTTCTACAGACAGAACCTGCCCAACATCATgaacctcctcgccaccctcctcgtcttcgccgCTGTCATCTACCTCCAGGGCTTCCGCGTCGAGATTCCTGTCAAGTCGTCCCGCCAGCGTGGTGCTCGTGGCTCGTACCCCATCCGCCTGTTCTACACCTCAAACATGCCCATCATGCTTCAgtccgccctctcctccaacatcttCCTGATCAGCCAGATGCTCTACTCTCGCTTCTCCGAGAACCTTCTGGTCCGTCTTTTCGGTGTCTGGGAGGCCAAGGACGGCTCTTCGCAGCTCTCCGCCATCTCCGGTCTCGTCTACTACATgtctcctcccctcaacTTCAAGGACGCCATGCTTGACCCCATCCACACCTTCGTCTACATTGCCTACATGCTCACCGCCTGCGCCGTCTTCTCCAAGACCTGGATTGAGGTTTCTGGCTCCAGCCCCCGCGATGTTGCCAAGCAACTAAAGGACCAGGGTCTCGTTATGGCTGGCCACCGTGAGCAGAGCATGTACAAGGAGCTCAAGCGCATTATCCCCACTGCCGCTGCCTTCGGTGGCGCCTGCATTGGTGCTCTCTCTGTTGCCAGCGACCTCATGGGTGCGCTCGGCTCCGGTACCGGAACTCTTCTTGCTGTTAC CATCATTTATGGGTACTTCGAGATCGCTGCCAAGGAGGGTGATCTGTCCGGCATGAAGGGGATGATCATGGGTTAA